The DNA segment AGGCTCCTATATGGTTGAAGGATTTTGTGACAGGTCTAGTCATAAATATGTTCCTTACTCTATTGCTAGCTACATCTCCAATGATGGTGTGTCTCCCAAGTATCAATGCTATCTAGCTGCCTTTTCTTCAATAGTAGAACCTACTACCTTTGAAGAATCAGTCAAGGATCCCAGGTGGGTTGAGGCAATGCAAGCTGAGATTATTGCCTTAGAATCCAATCATACTTGGGATGTGGTACCTTTGCCTGCTGATAAGGTGCCAATTGGCTGTAAATGGATATATAAAGTGAAGTACAAATCCATAGGGGAGGTGGAGAAGTTCAAAGCTATACTTGTGGCCAAGGGTTATAGACAACAAGAGGGTATTGACTACCAGGAAATTTTCAGTCCTGTAGTCAAAATGGTTACTGTTAGGGCAATTCTAGTTGTTGCTGCTTCTGAACATTGTCatatccatcaaatggatgtgtaCATTGCTTTTCTGCAGGGGGATCTACATGATGAGATCTATATGACTCTGCCACAAGGATTTCAGAGTCAGGGGGAGAGCAGACCAGCATGCAGACTTCTGAAATCCTTATATAGACTTAAACAGGCACCAAGACAGTGGAATGCCAAACTCTCTGAAGCACTATTGAAGTTTGGGTTCATGAAGAGCCAGCATGACCACTCATTGTTCATAAAAGGAACATGCAAACACACTATAGTTATCCTGGTGTATGTAGATGACATGCTCCTTACCGGATCTAATCTGATGCTATTAGAAGAAGTCAAGGCCAATCTGCGGCAAGCCTTTAAAATGAAAGACCTAGGTGAACTGAAATACTTTCTTGGCATTGAGTTTGCTAGGTCACAACAAGGAATTCTAATGCATCAAAGGAAGTATACCCTGGAACTAATCTCTGAGCTTGGACTGGGAGCTGCAAAACCAGCTGTTACACCTATTGAAGCCAACACTAAACTAACCACTAAGGACTATGATGAACATATAAGTATGCATAACACAACAGTTGTTGAGTTGTTACCTGATCATAGCAAGTATCAAAGCCTACTAGGCAAACTACTTTATCTAACTGTCACAAAACCAAACATAGCCTTCACTGTACAGACACTAAGTCAGTTCATGCAAAAACCCAAAAGATCTCATATGGAGGATGCACAAAGAGTAGTCAGATATGTGAAGAATAAGCCTGGACAAGGCATACTGTTGTCTACTGAGAAGAAGAACATAGTCACAGCCTATTGTGATGCTGACTGGGTAGCATGTCCTCTCACTAGAAAATATGTAACTGGATTCTTCATTATGTATAGTGAATCACTAGTGTCCTAGAAGTCTAAGAAGCAGGGCTCTATCTCTAGGAGTTCTGCAGAATCAGAATACAGAAGCATTGCATCGACTGTGGCAGAAATAGTTTGGATACTTGGATTGTTTAAAGATATTGGAGTGCCAGTTGCTCTTCGTGTGACCATTCACACTGACAGCAAGACAGCAATTCAGATAGCTGCAAATCCAGTATTCCATGAACGTACCAAACACATTGAGATCGATTGTCACTTTATAAGGGAAAATATACAAAATGGGCTGGTGAAGACAGAGTATGTTGTCACAAAGGAACAACTTGCAGATGTTTTAacaaaaggcttaactagagTGCAACATGAGTACTTGATGTCCAAGCTAGGCGTTCTTAATGTTTTTGTATCACCTAACTTAAGGGGGAGTATTGAGGAAAGATGAGTGACTTAAGTATCAAGGGTAGTTTAGTTTATTTATACATGACTGGATTAGTTAAGTTTGTTAGATAGGTTGTTAGAAGTTAATCATATAGGAGAGTGGTTAGTTAGAAGTTAACTCATTTTGTATATATAGTCTATTGTACAGCTCATCAAAGCAGAATGAAAATTGTTACTGTTTCATTCATTtccttcttctcttcttctcgtCTCTCTTCTCCCTTTCAACTAGGGTTTCTTAGTGCATCCAATCCATAAATTAAACTTCAGCAGTAAACAAACTCTAAGATATGCCCTCTCTTCTTTAAAATAACTTCTAAGGCCTGGTATTTAATTTCATGCACTTTCAACTTTGTACCCTAAAATGTGGCTGTATGTGGAGAAAACGAACATAAATTCACTATTAAAAATAAGGAGCGCTAGAGAAACTACATTGCTAACGTGAACATACATATCTAACGTTTGATAAATTATAGCGTATTCTAGTAAATACACTAACATGTAAATACAAATAAGATTGCGAGTGGATACATTTTAAAACAGGATCAGCTAAGGTTAAGCAAATATAAGTAGCATGAGATGTTAGcgaattaatttataaataatataaattacACGAAAAATCACTGTGATACAAATTGAAGAACTTTTTGTACTTAAAAAAAGGTCATGTAAAAATTGTTGCGCGGAGCATAATGGAGTCTCCCAAAAAGCCTTGGTGCACTAAGCATTAAGGGGAAATTTGAAAGAGACATTAGCATCATTGATAATTAGTGGAGTGAAAATAGGTATGATCTCTCACTTTAAGAGATATATCTAGTATCATTCCAATAATTATGTTCTGAGAACTTGTCTTTGCACTTTCGTGAACATGGTTTTGCAATAAAAAGATATCCACATAAGTCACTATAACATACCTTAATTTAAGATAAAGATAAAGGTGCCTAAGCACAAAGAAACAAATGTAAACTATACTTCTTTAGACTCCCAACTTattgattttcctttttaatAATTTTCCTCTTGTAATCTTAACAACTTCTTGTTGGATGGGCAGTCACCAAATGCATAATAATTCATTAAACATCTCAATCAAATAAAAGAGCAAATGATGATAATTTGAACCTTTATGTTGCAAATTGTTTATTGTTCTATTACCAAAATAGAAAGAGGGTCGACAACTAATTGTAATGGGATTGGACCAAAATGCTCTATAGATGGAACTACAGCCATGCACCACGTGTAGCTGGCCCACTGGACCCACTCCCCACTTTGGCTTCACTCACTAACCCAAAGATACTATGCAGAAGTAAGGTGACCAAAATGGAgaaataattgaaaaatagtcacaatttcGAAAGTATTTAGAATTTGGTCACCTTTTATGTAAACATATAATCTGAACAAAACACCcttaaaaattcgaaaaaaatccAGCACAATATGCtagagttcgaattttttacatatgagattcTAGTATAATATTCTGGAGTTCCAAAATAATATGCAGAAAGCTTAAATGGAATAGCTCCAtaatccaacatattatactggaatttttCGTGTTGGCGTTCCAATATAATATGCAAGAAGTTTTTACgcaggagctccataatccagcatattatgctggaactttccgtgctTCAACAAAACAATGGCTATTTTATCAATTACTTTGTAAATActgattattttttaattatcagtCAGAAAATTAACTAGGCCATGTTATTTCTACAGAAGGGAAATAGAAACAAAATAACATTAGCTACCCACTTTTAATATAACTCAATAACTTCTATTCTCTGGTCTAAATAGACAAAAATCTAAATAAAGTAAGAAAAGAGAGGattttattatttatcttttttatATAATTAATAGGGGGTGAAGAGGAAACACTCGAATTACAAGAATTGAAGAGTACTGAAGTTTAAACTTGTGATATTACAGTTCGAATTGTGAATTTTTGGgaacttggggggggggggggggggagagattCTTAAAGGTAGGGTGAGTGGGAGTGGTGGCACAAGTGGGTTGAGCATTTTTGGGCCAAGGGGCCATGATTAGTGGGCCCAGATGAATCATCGCCAGGCATCACATCCAAAGTGAAATTAGGCCCAGTGGCGTCTGCGTTTTTCTTCTTCTAACTAGCTGCTGTTTCTTGAGTGTGGGCCCAATTCAGCATTTAACCGAAATAAAGgaaagtttttttctttttttagttatAGTGTGGCAGTTTTTTCAGTTAAAGAGAGTTAGGAACTCTGCCCTGCACCATTACATGCCAAGTAGCCAAATGCTCTTCATTATTCTTGTCCATTAATTATGGAATTTGGAAGATTACAACtccttattttaataatttggAATAAATCCTAAGTAGAGAAGATCAGATATTATACCGAGGATCAAGTTTGATTCTGCCTAGATTCTAATAATTATTCATCCAAATTAGAAGGGCGGAAAAATTCTAAGCATTTACAAATGGGTATTATTATAatatgaataaaaaataaaaattgaaaaaagaaaggGCAGAATCAACCTCAGTTGCCCAATAGGAAAAAGAGGGACTTCTTTAATGTGATGGAAAAGTGGGAAAATCATTCACGTACAATTTTATGAATCTTTTCTTAACTTCTAAGGTAGCTCCACGCCTCCACCTAGCTAGTTGAAAAATAGAGTTGTATTTTACTAATTGTCTATATCACCTCATAATAAGATCTCAGTTCTATATCCTTCCTTTACCTTCCTATGCTGATTATTCATGGATTCATCCCacgaaaatattaaaaaaaaaaacttaattagTGTTGAATATGTACATCCTTAGCTTGTAACAGGAGAATAATAGAACTTGTTCTTTAATATAATATGAGAGAAATTGTTTATATAGTTTTGGACAATTCTTATCTTATAAGCTAGTTTTGGGTCCATTTCTTTACCAATTTGCTAGTTAGTGTCTTTATTTTTCATATGCAGCCTCCTTATAGGACCATCTGCGGAGGTTTAGTCCTCATATAATTAGAGCCGAGTATAGATTACATGTTCGATTAAACCCAATATTTTTTACACGGAGTATAAAATATATGTAAAAGAATTACTAAAATTTTGTCAAATGTTACCATATGAAACTATATTTTCATAAGGGCAATGAGTTCAAGAACAGGAATCTATATTTGACCCACTAAATTTAAATCTTGAATCCGCCTCTATTTTTAATTTGCCAATGAAGTTGTTTTAACCAAAAGGTACCACATTAATTACAAATATGACGGTGGAGAGAAGAGAAAGGCTAGATGGAGCAAGTAAAAGTTCCACAACAAGCAAATTGGATGGTGAGGAAAATAATAAAAGCCAAACATCTACTAGAACAGAACAATGTACATATTTGCagggaaaaagaagtcattaaaCATATATATCTTCAGCTATTAGGTGATCAACCAAGAATGCCATGGAAGTGTTTGATGTTTGGTAATGCTGCAAGGCCAAAAGCTAAGTTCACTGTGTTGTTGCAAATGCAGAATAGGCTACTTACTGCTGACAGGTTGAACAAATGGGGAATGCAGGTAGAAGGAAAACACAGTTTATGTCAGAGAGAAGAGGAAACAAAAGACCATCTCTTTGTGGAGTGTGATTATACAAAAACAGTGATGCAAAAGCTGATGCACTGGACACAGAATCAAAATATAGTAGCAGCTACCTGGGACCAGCATGTGCATGAGGTGATCAAGAGAGCTAAAGGCAAATCAAAGGAAGCTCAACTATTCAAGATGTTATATTCTGAAGTAGTACATAGTATATGGATAGAGAGGAACAAAaggatttttgagaaaataagtATAGGATGGGAGAAGATAGCCAAAGAGATAGCTTGTGTTTGTTATGTACGAGCTCCTCCTAGATTAGTTGATATAGTTCAAAGAAAtagattttaaaaaatataaaaagagtaGAGCATCATGTAAATATGATAGTTTAGCTGTGTTAGCTAGCTATGGTAATTTGTAAAGTTTACTGgtgattaaaaaaaaattagttacaAAAAAAAGGGCTAGATATGTAGTTCCAACTTCCTTTACGAAATTGTGCACGTAGACGTAGGACGGTGAGAGTCGAAAGTTCTTTTATTTTGTTGAGAGAAGCTTTTAACAGTCCATATTTTccacacaaaaaaataaaaataaaaattgataACAAATACGGGCTGTTTGTAGTGGAACTTGTTATCTACCTTCTGTTATCTAAGTAACAAAAAACTTTTGGACCAAATTTTATTAGAATATTAGTTGTAATACTTTTGTTTACATCGAAAATATGAGTAATAATTAAACTTTATTTGTGGTTTTAAATATATgcgatttagttcaataccaattaataatcaagaaatataaaGTAGAAATGGAAGatagaagtgaatcaaaccaatgttagtTAGCAGCAGTGACCTCGAGAAGGTGACCTCGAGGTGGCTTTAGGGCAGTAAGAACAACTAAGTAAGAAAATCAAAGTAAGAACAATTAAGCTAagggacaattctgatgaacaacaGGCAAacgtagagagtatattctttgcttaGTAAAAAGATGATCTTACAAATAATTGGGATCCCCCTTATATAAtgggggaaccctaaataaggaatatttccATTTACAGTagggaatattcttggtacagtTGTCTAATCGTCTAGTACGGAATTGTACAATCCTATTCCGTGATTTGCGCCATGACTTTTGGGGACATTGCAAGAATCTAGCCAGCTTTGGtacaaatccataacggtactatttcgAGGTCAAGCACACTTGACGTTGGTATTCCTCGAACTCCTGCTTCCGGGCATTACACTCCGTCTTCGAGGTTGAGTCTGGTCCACCGGTTTCGAACTTGACATCTCCCGGACTCGGGCCCATAGTGGAACCTCGAGCTTCTACATCGAGGTcatatgattttgaccgtatacagatagtccccgcgtttcttagaataagatgataagaaacgattttcaCCTCGACCTCTCCGAGCTTCTCATGATGATGTCATGCTTGTGACGTAGGTGATTGAAATGACCGAAAATGTCATGTCGGCGCTCTTCCCCAAAACATCAAATGCGTGCCAGTGTTGGTCAGTCACTAGCGTTGCCGATCTGTCACCGCCTTTCTATAAATAGGAGGCTATTATGTTGAAAAAAGAATTGTACTTTATCTAATTTTGTTCTTTTCCCTTCTTTGCTTCCTTCTTTAATCGTCCATTTCCATGGTTCGAACCTATGAACACAAGGTCTTATGggagcaactttaccagttatgccAAGGTTATCCTTTCCAAAGCTTTGATTCGAAACAACGTGAGAAGGATGTCGAATCCTTCTCCCATGCGAACTTTAAACTACTGCttatctctcttaacttcaacctggtgtggcacttcattccTTTCGCTTTCTGTGGAATGGGGTGGCACTATCATCTAttaacttttgcatcccacaccggAACATCATCCCAAGAATGAATATTCTTGGATCGTTGTTTGTGCATAGAGCAACCTTTTTGGTTTTTCTTATGATAGAAGGCGAAGCTACATCTTTATCTCTTCCCTTCTGGTTTTTTTCTTTTGCTGCTATATTTTAACAAATAATGGCCTAAAATCTCAACAGAATGCTCAATCCCCGCTGTTGGAAATATAGTTACATTCATCGAGGGCTCTCTGCCCTATATCTCTTCGGGCACGTAGACATTCCCAAGGATCAAAATGGGGCCCCAGGGAAGGAGTCTCCCGAAGATGATGCTCTCGAGGATGTGGCCTTAAAAGTAGATTAGGTTCTTTTTTGCTTCTTTCTTCCCGTGTAAGTAACCTTCGTGGGTGTTACAGTTATATTTTGTAACTATCACTTGGAAATATAAAAGGATCCCTTTGTTTCCCTTTTAGCTTGTGTTGAATTTTATTCTATCTTTACTTGTAAAAACTTGATTGTATAACTTTAATGACTAGTCCAAATACCGGACTCGGgacataataaacccttaggtttttaatcGATCAATATAATACCCCTTAAGATTCTTGTTGATCCTCGAGCTGAGATTAAATCGATTTGATGCGAACTCGGAGCATTGGGATCCCCGAGTCCGAGTTAGGTGAGAGCGAGGTCTCGAATTTGaaataaagttagcccttaggccttTTGTAGTCCCAAGTGAGAAATTTCTCAAACTCGGGTAGCTcttgggcttagtagtcgagCGAGCATTTGCTCGAACTTGTAATAAAGTTAGCCCTTAAGCATTTTTGTAGTTCCCGAGTGAGAAAtttctcgaactcgggtagcccctGGGCTCAGCAATCGAGTGGATACTCTGCTCGAACTCGATTTATAGGCTGTCCGTTATAATATTCGACGAATTAGTCTTCGACGCCTTGATCCTGATGCCACTATCGTGACATTAGCGGCTGAAATGATTGAAAGGTTGTCTTTCGTGCGATTCCCAAAGTCATTAATTAGAGGCGACTGACAGCCAGTCATTTGGCTTCCTTAGCACGCTTAAATAACCTCTATAAATAGTTAAACTTCACAATCTTACCAACTTTGTTCTCATATTGTTCTCAAAGTCTCATTAGCCTTTTAAATTTCTCTGAATTTTCCCTTCTCTTTTATTAGCTCTTAATTCACTATCAACACTCTCCATTTTCTTGAATTTCCGCATCGCGATGGCTAAAACCTCTAAACTGGTTCCCCAAAAAGAAAAAGCTTCTTCATCTTCTCAACCGACCAAGAGAAAACTGGTGGTGCCCCCTCGTATTGAGGAGTGCATCCCTCCTCCATGTGAAATAACATTTGATTTCAAAATCGAGAAACTTGTTTCGACACCAGGCCGatgcgagcccatgtctcgatatGTTTGTTTGATAACCAAGGCCGAGCTTGGGCAAGTAAAGGAGGACTGCAAGTGGGATAATAAAGAAGTAGTAATCCCTTCCTCCGAGGAGGACATAACTACATATAAAGCGGGGTACTTAAGCGTATATACCTACCCCTTCACGCTGGATCCTGTAATATCGACTCAGGGTCCGATAGATCCAGTTATCCTCGAGTTTTGCCAACGATACCGAGTGATGCTTGGCTAGATCTACCCCTCATTCTGGTGAATCGTTTACCTAATTAGGTTCTTTTTGAGCCAGGTTGAGGGGATGTcttttaccctcgaccatctGATCAGGCTGTATAGCCCTCGACTTTATCGCGGCGGCTTGATAAAATTGCAATGCCGATCCCTGAAATCTCTTTTATGTAGTATCGACGAGGACAaagaccgagggtggatgagctgGTAAGTACATAGCAGGTGTATAccctgttttcttttctttttctcagcTTCATCCTTTTTCTTGGTCTAACCCCTTTCCGATGGTACAACCACTGCTTGGTTTCCTGGTGGGGTCCCAGACCTCGAAGGCTAGGTCCGAAAGCTGGCTTCCAATTCCTCTTACTCAGAGCGTTGCTGGCGAGATTTGGCCAAGGGTCGATgagaggccaaaaatcatggtgagctccattgtttgttttcttgtacTTCTCTTTATGGTATACTTACTTCGGTTTTGTACAGGTCTTAGAGACGTCGTTTCCATGCGGCCAACtctggatgatgaagaagaaattCTGAAGTCTCctaaagaaagaaagagaaaaagagagtcgCCTGCAATCCCCCGAAGCCTAAGAAAAGCGTGGCTCGAAGGTCCAAGGTCGATACGATGGCCTTATCTCTAGAAAAGGCCCAAATCCTTCGGGatcaggaggaagaagaagatgacgacTGCCTATTGGTAGCCCGTGAAAGAAAAAAATGCTAGTGCTTCGAAGTCCCTCGAGCTGGTGAAGGTCGATATCGCTCATTCTAGAGTCGAAGAAATCTCTAAGGGAAGTTCAAATAAAGTCCCCGAGCCATCGTACAGA comes from the Nicotiana sylvestris chromosome 4, ASM39365v2, whole genome shotgun sequence genome and includes:
- the LOC104228377 gene encoding uncharacterized protein — encoded protein: MEQVKVPQQANWMVRKIIKAKHLLEQNNVHICREKEVIKHIYLQLLGDQPRMPWKCLMFGNAARPKAKFTVLLQMQNRLLTADRLNKWGMQVEGKHSLCQREEETKDHLFVECDYTKTVMQKLMHWTQNQNIVAATWDQHVHEVIKRAKGKSKEAQLFKMLYSEVVHSIWIERNKRIFEKISIGWEKIAKEIACVCYVRAPPRLVDIVQRNRF